Genomic segment of Truepera radiovictrix DSM 17093:
AAAGGGCGCCTCCAACAGGTCGCGCTCCTTTTCGGCGCGCGTGTGGGGCGCGTGGTCGGTGCCGATGTTGTCGACGACGCCGCGCCGCAGCGCCTCGCGCAAGTAGGCGACGTCCTCGTCGGTGCGCAGGGGCGGCGCGACCTTGTAGATGGGGTCGAAGCTCGCCAGCGCGGCGTCCGTGAGCGTCAGGTGGTGCGGCGTCACCTCGCAGGTGACGGGGGCGCCCTGGGCTTTAAACCACTCCACGACCTGCATCCCGCGCTTTGACGAGACGTGCGCGAGGTGGACCCGCGCGCCGGTGAGGAGGGCGATCTCGCAGTCGCGACCGATCATGGCCGCTTCGGCGGCGGCGGGGTTCCCCGGCAGCCCGAGCCGCTGCGACACGGCGCCCTCGTGCATCACCCCCCCTTGGCGCAAGCTGGGCTCTTCGGAGTGGGTCTGGATGACGAGGCCGAGGTCCTGGGCGTACTCGCAGGCGCGGCGCATGAGGTGCGCGTCCGCTACGGGGATCCCGTCGTCGGTGATCATCACCGCCCCCGCCGCTTTGAGCGCGGCGAAGTCGGTGAGCCCCTCCCCCTTAAGCCCGCGGCTCAAGGTGGCCGCGGGGCGGAGCCGAGCGAGCCCGAGGCGTTCGGCTTTAAGCGCGAGCGCCGCAACCAGGCCGGGGTCGTCGACGGGCGGGGTGGTGTTGGCCATCGAGACGACGGTGCCGAAACCGCCCGCCGCCGCCGCGGCGAGCCCCGAAGCG
This window contains:
- a CDS encoding dihydroorotase, which codes for MRTLIKQAHLHDARGDHGVHDLYLRGDRIEGVDLGGEVDHTIDAQGNLVTPAFIDLHAHLREPGQEEKEDLASGLAAAAAGGFGTVVSMANTTPPVDDPGLVAALALKAERLGLARLRPAATLSRGLKGEGLTDFAALKAAGAVMITDDGIPVADAHLMRRACEYAQDLGLVIQTHSEEPSLRQGGVMHEGAVSQRLGLPGNPAAAEAAMIGRDCEIALLTGARVHLAHVSSKRGMQVVEWFKAQGAPVTCEVTPHHLTLTDAALASFDPIYKVAPPLRTDEDVAYLREALRRGVVDNIGTDHAPHTRAEKERDLLEAPFGIGNLEVTFALLYTELVGSGALSLERLLELFQAGPARVMGWPTPTLEPGEPADLVVLDLEASRPVTPATFRSKAKFSPWSGQTLRGWPVMTLVGGRVAFEGV